In Neodiprion pinetum isolate iyNeoPine1 chromosome 6, iyNeoPine1.2, whole genome shotgun sequence, one genomic interval encodes:
- the LOC124221037 gene encoding zinc finger protein 593 homolog — MTYKRRKYHKGDTHLKKGWRTKRRTKDLDEINEDIKDEYAPALLNQEVDLDKPGAAQHYCLHCARYFIDNKALLDHFTTKVHKRRLKALELEPYTIEDSERAAGKGNYVLPRKRKIETQPGKDADKIEVDDDDVDAAPATKITRTEDNTLA; from the exons ATGACTTACAAACGTAGAAAATATCACAAGGGAGATACACATCTGAAAAAAGGATGGAGGACTAAACGACGAACGAAAGATCTTGACGAG ATCAACGAGGACATCAAGGATGAATATGCTCCCGCATTATTGAACCAGGAAGTGGATTTGGACAAGCCGGGTGCGGCTCAGCACTACTGCCTACATTGCGC GAGGTACTTTATCGACAACAAGGCACTCCTCGATCACTTTACCACCAAAGTTCACAAGCGCAGACTCAAGGCCTTAGAACTGGAGCCGTACACAATTGAAGACTCTGAAAGAGCTGCTGGTAAAGGAAATTACGTTCTGCCGAGGAAGCGAAAGATAGAGACACAGCCGGGGAAAGATGCGGACAAAATTGAGGTCGACGATGACGATGTCGATGCGGCGCCAGCtacaaaaataacaag